In Diabrotica undecimpunctata isolate CICGRU chromosome 4, icDiaUnde3, whole genome shotgun sequence, a single genomic region encodes these proteins:
- the LOC140438579 gene encoding uncharacterized protein has translation MSSKDVINDQALTNQTKGHVFLQTLRVTLTGIFGNTRVVRALIDSGSQRSYIFKDTALKLGYPVKRQEKIVHCLFGGSEVANSHNCYEVTIQGKNSTYSFEALDQLTICSDVAPVFHGPWREQAKNLNIDLSDDLQPGPIELLLGADVAGYLYTGGRHKLDCGLVAIETLIGWTLMGKIPTSSKHSDVVMSTLNLLIKDASLSELWELEAIGIKEPTDRYTKEEAALAARDFFMQTVSVDKMGRYEIRLPWLDGHPPLPSNCELSEKRLNSTLQKLKRDGLFERYDDVFADWQAGGIIELVGKLNDVDNSLGHFLPHHPVVKEESTTKVRPVFDASAHSKNKPSLNHCLEKGPNLIQLIPSMFVRFRENKIGVISDVKRAFQQIGVHERDCDFLKFLWIDTEGQTVVFRHKRVVFGVNSSPFLLGMTLEYHLARYLEKGSTSESLYTLDMVKRLSQSFYVDNCVTSLPDEEMVSRFITESVAIMAEGQFKLRGWERTRNAEVSGTEEICPVLGMNWHPVRDVLTVHLKFLREDTDLENMVVTKRRILSIAQKVFDPIGYLCPALLVPKLMLQKLWEKSLAWDEPLDEVISEEFKIWLKDLPYLEKIKLPRWVHMNGETLQNLSIHIFCDASKLAYACAIFLRVSYPGKDGSV, from the coding sequence ATGTCTTCTAAGGATGTCATAAACGACCAGGCTTTGACTAACCAAACTAAAGGTCATGTATTTTTGCAAACGTTGAGAGTCACTTTAACTGGTATATTTGGTAATACTAGAGTTGTTCGCGCCTTAATTGATAGTGGGTCACAAAGATCATATATATTTAAGGACACAGCTTTAAAATTAGGTTATCCAGTTAAACGACAGGAAAAAATTGTTCATTGTCTGTTTGGAGGGTCAGAAGTTGCAAACTCTCATAACTGTTATGAAGTCACAATACAGGGTAAGAACTCTACATATTCTTTTGAGGCCTTAGATCAACTAACAATTTGTAGTGATGTGGCTCCAGTATTTCATGGTCCATGGAGAGAACAAGCCAAGAACCTTAATATTGATTTATCTGATGATCTCCAACCTGGACCAATTGAACTGTTGCTGGGAGCAGATGTCGCTGGTTATTTGTATACAGGGGGTCGTCATAAGCTAGATTGTGGGCTAGTAGCTATAGAAACTCTCATTGGATGGACACTTATGGGAAAAATACCTACCAGTAGTAAACATTCTGATGTTGTTATGTCCACATTGAATCTTCTCATAAAGGATGCTTCCTTAAGTGAGCTTTGGGAGTTGGAAGCAATTGGTATTAAAGAGCCTACAGATAGATATACCAAAGAGGAGGCTGCTTTAGCTGCTAGAGATTTTTTTATGCAGACTGTAAGTGTAGATAAGATGGGCCGCTACGAGATTCGTCTTCCTTGGTTGGATGGTCACCCTCCTCTCCCCAGTAATTGTGAGTTGTCGGAAAAAAGACTAAATTCCACTCTTCAAAAGCTGAAACGTGATGGTCTTTTTGAAAGGTATGATGATGTTTTTGCTGACTGGCAAGCTGGGGGTATAATTGAGCTAGTTGGAAAGTTAAATGATGTTGATAACAGTCTAGGACATTTTTTACCTCACCACCCAGTAGTAAAGGAAGAAAGTACTACCAAGGTACGTCCAGTGTTTGATGCATCTGCACATTCAAAGAATAAACCTTCACTTAACCACTGTTTAGAGAAAGGTCCAAATCTAATTCAGTTAATTCCTTCAATGTTTGTAAGGTTTAGAGAAAACAAAATAGGAGTGATTTCTGATGTTAAAAGAGCATTTCAACAAATAGGTGTGCATGAAAGGGACTGTGATTTCCTCAAATTTTTATGGATTGACACAGAAGGTCAGACAGTAGTTTTTCGTCATAAACGTGTAGTATTCGGTGTTAACAGTAGTCCATTTTTATTAGGGATGACACTAGAGTACCACTTAGCAAGATACCTTGAAAAGGGCTCTACATCAGAATCATTGTATACTTTAGATATGGTGAAGAGGTTAAGTCAAAGCTTCTATGTGGACAACTGTGTTACAAGCTTACCTGATGAAGAAATGGTGTCAAGGTTTATTACAGAGTCTGTAGCAATTATGGCAGAGGGACAGTTTAAACTAAGAGGGTGGGAGCGTACAAGGAATGCTGAAGTTAGTGGAACTGAAGAGATATGTCCTGTTCTTGGTATGAACTGGCATCCTGTACGAGATGTTTTGACAGTTCATTTAAAATTCTTAAGAGAGGACACTGACTTGGAAAATATGGTAGTGACTAAACGTAGAATCCTTTCTATAGCCCAGAAAGTGTTTGATCCTATTGGATATTTATGTCCAGCTCTATTAGTGCCCAAACTCATGTTGCAAAAGTTGTGGGAGAAGAGCTTGGCATGGGACGAACCACTGGATGAAGTCATCTCTGAAGAGTTTAAAATTTGGTTGAAAGATTTACCTTATCTTGAGAAGATTAAATTGCCTCGATGGGTACACATGAATGGTGAGACATTACAAAATTTAAGTATCCATATTTTTTGTGATGCAAGCAAACTGGCCTATGCTTGTGCCATCTTTTTGCGAGTGAGTTATCCTGGTAAAGATGGAAGTGTTTGA